From a single Georhizobium profundi genomic region:
- a CDS encoding DMT family transporter, producing the protein MSTCIKAAGEGIPAGQIVFYRSLFAMVPILTYLALRRQLRTAFATTAPLSHFLRGLVGVCSMGLGFYGLTKLPLPDTIALGYAMPLLTVVFAAIFLKEQVRIYRWSAVLVGLVGVMIISWPRLTLFNSGVGSSEEAFGVLAILASAALGACAMILVRRLVATERTPTIVLYFSLSATLLALLTLPFGWAALDAERFALLMAAGFFGGVGQILLTQCYRYADASTIAPFEYTSIILGIAIGYLMFGDVPTWSMLLGTAIVIGAGIYIIVREHQLGLERRAARRLVTPQG; encoded by the coding sequence ATGTCCACCTGCATCAAGGCGGCGGGTGAGGGGATTCCTGCAGGTCAGATCGTTTTCTATCGGTCGCTCTTTGCGATGGTGCCGATCCTTACCTACCTGGCTCTGCGCCGGCAGCTGCGCACCGCTTTCGCCACGACAGCACCCCTGTCGCACTTTCTGCGTGGCCTTGTCGGCGTCTGCTCGATGGGCCTCGGCTTTTATGGCCTGACGAAGCTTCCCCTGCCGGACACGATCGCGCTCGGTTACGCGATGCCGCTGCTGACCGTCGTTTTCGCGGCGATTTTCCTGAAGGAGCAGGTGCGCATCTACCGCTGGAGCGCGGTGCTCGTCGGTCTCGTCGGCGTCATGATCATATCCTGGCCGCGCCTCACGCTGTTCAACAGCGGCGTCGGGTCGTCCGAAGAAGCGTTCGGCGTGCTGGCCATTCTCGCCTCCGCCGCACTCGGCGCCTGCGCGATGATCCTCGTGCGGCGGCTCGTCGCCACCGAGCGGACGCCGACGATCGTGCTGTATTTCTCGCTCTCGGCAACGCTGCTTGCGCTTTTGACGCTGCCATTCGGCTGGGCAGCACTCGACGCGGAGCGGTTCGCTTTGCTTATGGCTGCCGGCTTCTTCGGTGGCGTCGGTCAGATCCTGCTGACCCAGTGCTACCGCTATGCCGATGCTTCGACGATCGCGCCCTTCGAATACACCTCCATCATCCTGGGCATTGCAATCGGCTATCTGATGTTCGGCGACGTCCCGACCTGGTCGATGCTGCTTGGCACCGCCATCGTCATCGGTGCCGGCATCTACATCATCGTGCGCGAGCATCAGCTCGGCCTCGAACGGCGCGCCGCGCGCAGGCTGGTCACGCCGCAGGGCTGA
- a CDS encoding CBS domain-containing protein, with protein MRIRERKEFMNKPKPLAFPPDTPVSEAVKQMSEMNYGSVVVVDPQNKLLGIVTERDLMKRLINQGRDAQQTMLGDIMTRNVKVAHADDNVVEWLQIMSNERFRRLPVVDNEGRVTAIMTQGDFVSYTWPDMIDHARDVTRATISSNLQFVLIAAGILIYTVILIAFLTS; from the coding sequence ATGCGCATACGCGAACGCAAAGAGTTCATGAACAAGCCGAAACCGCTCGCATTCCCGCCCGATACGCCGGTGAGCGAAGCGGTGAAGCAGATGTCGGAGATGAATTACGGCTCCGTGGTGGTCGTCGATCCGCAAAACAAGCTTCTAGGGATCGTGACGGAGCGCGATCTGATGAAGCGGCTCATCAACCAGGGTCGGGATGCGCAGCAAACGATGCTCGGCGACATCATGACCCGCAACGTCAAGGTCGCCCATGCCGACGACAATGTCGTCGAATGGCTGCAGATCATGTCGAACGAGCGTTTCCGGCGGTTGCCTGTGGTGGACAACGAAGGTCGCGTGACGGCTATCATGACGCAGGGCGATTTCGTGTCCTACACCTGGCCGGACATGATCGACCATGCGCGGGACGTCACCCGGGCAACGATCTCGTCCAACCTGCAATTCGTGCTGATCGCGGCGGGCATCCTGATCTACACGGTGATCCTGATCGCCTTCCTGACGAGCTGA
- the pepN gene encoding aminopeptidase N, with protein MRTETGQVFHLSDYRPTDFAIETVSMTFRLAGADTEVVSQMTLRRRDGVPTDAPLVLDGDALQLVSLAIDNETAEGQRYEVTPDRLTIHDLPADGTFSVTVTTKLDPAANTQLMGLYRSNGVYCTQCEAEGFRRITYFLDRPDVLAVYTVRIEGDRSETPLLLSNGNPVEAGALDGNRHYAVWHDPHPKPSYLFALVAGDLGVVDDVFTTASGRSVDLKIYVEHGKEARAAYAMDALKRSMKWDEDVFGLEYDLDIFQIVAVSDFNMGAMENKGLNVFNDKYVLADPETATDADYANIEAIIAHEYFHNWTGNRITCRDWFQLCLKEGLTVYRDHEFSADMRSRPVKRIAEVRLLKAHQFPEDAGPLAHPPRPVTYSEINNFYTATVYEKGSEVVRMIATILGAEGFRKGMDLYFERHDGEAATIEDFVKSFEDATGTDLAQFAIWYHQAGTPTVSVSVNYDQRSDSLTVDLEQSVAATPGESAKKIMHIPLRFGLLLEDGSEAEPAEVSGARVDGDVIHLTERRQSVVFKSLGGRPVLSLNRGFSAPINLSFEQSSADLAHIAKHESDAFARWQALNEFAMRILLDAAKLSRDGRTVAVDPDLIAALIASASDETLEPAFRAQALSLPSEADIARELGSNIDPDAIKRGRDAVLAAVAQALKPVAEKLFDEMATPGLFSPDAISAGKRALRAVALSYLSIAEADPKRALGVFDEADNMTDMASALQILAHLFPGSAEATQALAAFEGRFGGDPLVIDKWLSIQAMAPGADTLDHVKGLMETRHFALSNPNRVRALIGAFASGNPTGFNREDGAGYGFLADQVLAIDARNPQLAARLLTSMRSWRSLEAGRREHARAALSRIAAAEGLSTDVSDIVKRTLA; from the coding sequence ATGCGTACCGAGACCGGCCAGGTTTTTCATCTGAGCGATTACCGTCCGACCGATTTTGCCATCGAGACGGTGTCGATGACGTTCCGCCTGGCCGGCGCGGACACGGAAGTGGTGAGCCAGATGACGCTCCGTCGCCGCGATGGCGTTCCGACCGATGCACCGCTGGTGCTCGACGGCGACGCGCTGCAACTGGTTTCGCTTGCCATCGACAACGAAACCGCGGAGGGCCAGAGATATGAGGTCACGCCGGATCGGCTGACAATCCACGATCTGCCGGCGGACGGCACTTTCTCCGTCACGGTCACGACCAAGCTCGACCCGGCCGCCAACACGCAGCTGATGGGTCTCTATCGCTCTAATGGCGTCTATTGCACCCAGTGCGAGGCTGAAGGCTTCCGGAGGATCACCTATTTCCTCGATCGGCCGGATGTTCTCGCCGTCTACACCGTTCGAATCGAGGGCGACCGGAGCGAGACCCCGCTCCTGCTTTCGAATGGCAATCCCGTGGAAGCCGGCGCGCTCGATGGGAACCGGCACTATGCGGTCTGGCACGATCCGCACCCCAAGCCGTCCTACCTCTTTGCGCTGGTCGCCGGTGACCTCGGCGTCGTCGACGATGTCTTCACCACCGCGTCGGGCAGATCGGTCGACCTCAAGATCTATGTGGAGCACGGCAAGGAGGCGCGCGCGGCCTATGCCATGGACGCGCTGAAGCGCTCGATGAAGTGGGACGAAGACGTCTTCGGGCTCGAATACGATCTCGACATCTTCCAGATCGTCGCGGTGTCCGATTTCAACATGGGGGCGATGGAGAACAAGGGTCTCAACGTCTTCAACGACAAATATGTGCTGGCTGACCCCGAGACTGCGACCGATGCCGACTACGCCAATATCGAGGCGATCATCGCGCATGAGTACTTCCACAATTGGACCGGCAACAGAATCACTTGCCGCGACTGGTTCCAGCTCTGCCTCAAGGAAGGGCTGACCGTTTACCGCGACCACGAATTCTCCGCCGACATGCGCTCGCGCCCGGTCAAGCGCATTGCCGAGGTGCGGCTCTTGAAGGCGCACCAGTTTCCGGAGGATGCCGGCCCGCTCGCTCACCCGCCCCGGCCGGTGACCTACAGCGAGATCAACAATTTCTATACGGCGACGGTCTACGAGAAGGGCTCGGAGGTCGTGCGTATGATCGCGACGATCCTCGGCGCCGAGGGCTTCCGCAAGGGCATGGATCTCTATTTCGAGCGTCATGATGGTGAAGCCGCGACGATCGAGGATTTCGTCAAATCCTTCGAGGATGCGACCGGCACCGACCTTGCCCAGTTCGCCATCTGGTACCATCAGGCCGGCACGCCGACCGTCAGCGTGTCCGTCAACTACGACCAGCGTTCAGACAGCCTGACCGTCGATCTGGAACAGTCGGTGGCCGCAACGCCCGGTGAAAGCGCCAAGAAGATCATGCACATCCCCTTGCGCTTTGGGCTGCTGCTCGAAGACGGAAGCGAAGCTGAACCAGCGGAGGTTTCAGGTGCGCGCGTCGATGGCGACGTCATCCATCTGACCGAACGCCGCCAGAGTGTCGTCTTCAAGAGCTTGGGCGGCCGGCCGGTGCTGTCGCTCAACCGCGGATTTTCCGCGCCGATCAATTTGTCCTTCGAACAATCATCGGCCGATCTCGCCCATATCGCGAAGCACGAGAGCGATGCCTTTGCCCGGTGGCAGGCGCTGAACGAATTTGCGATGCGGATACTGCTGGATGCGGCGAAGCTTTCGCGTGACGGTCGGACGGTGGCGGTCGATCCCGATCTCATCGCAGCGCTGATCGCCAGTGCCAGCGACGAGACGCTGGAGCCGGCCTTCCGCGCCCAGGCGCTCAGCCTGCCGAGCGAGGCCGACATTGCGCGCGAACTCGGCAGCAATATCGATCCGGATGCGATCAAGCGCGGCCGCGACGCCGTGCTTGCCGCGGTCGCCCAGGCCCTCAAACCGGTCGCGGAAAAACTGTTCGACGAGATGGCAACGCCCGGGCTCTTCTCGCCGGACGCGATCAGTGCGGGCAAGCGCGCGCTGCGGGCCGTTGCGCTCAGCTATCTGTCGATTGCCGAAGCGGACCCGAAACGCGCTCTCGGGGTTTTCGACGAGGCCGACAACATGACTGACATGGCATCGGCGCTTCAGATTCTGGCGCATCTCTTCCCGGGATCGGCCGAGGCCACACAAGCTCTCGCGGCCTTCGAGGGACGCTTTGGCGGCGACCCGCTGGTGATCGACAAGTGGCTGTCGATCCAGGCCATGGCACCGGGCGCCGATACGCTCGATCATGTGAAGGGGCTGATGGAAACACGCCATTTCGCGCTCTCCAACCCGAACCGCGTGCGGGCGCTCATCGGTGCCTTTGCATCGGGCAACCCCACGGGGTTCAACCGCGAAGACGGCGCGGGATACGGTTTCCTGGCCGATCAGGTGCTTGCGATCGACGCCCGCAACCCGCAGCTCGCCGCCCGCCTTTTGACTTCCATGCGCTCCTGGCGCTCGCTCGAAGCCGGCCGGCGCGAACACGCACGTGCTGCGCTTTCGCGAATTGCCGCGGCCGAGGGGCTCTCCACCGACGTCAGCGACATCGTGAAACGAACGCTGGCATAG
- a CDS encoding sensor histidine kinase → MNESLQGTLAVETLTTDELTYRLSQQSLLAEFASFALQSRDLDAVLQRATELCSAGLRTPYAKILCYRPEQNDLLMVAGVGWEEGSVGNAALGADLASPAGFAYHTRQSVLSNHLEHEERFRTPELLRRHNIRRAINVLIEYGDGPERFGVMEVDSPDAGMFDTSDAHFLAGFAALLGIAIERQHKDRLLAQALEHQSLLTREMSHRVKNSLAVVSSLLRIQARGGVSDEVRKALDDAGSRVATVAQVHDHLWRGEMVGEVDLVGFLRDLCRNLEGAGPGHPISCEGPSPLQMSADRAIPLGLFVNETITNAMKYAYPEGQHGPISVKVDADHERVTVSVSDQGNGFPPDFDFEAARESLGLKIVNSFARQLEAELKIEPRANPGCRFTVSFARSASVAH, encoded by the coding sequence ATGAATGAATCGCTTCAAGGCACCCTGGCGGTCGAAACGTTGACGACCGACGAACTCACCTACCGCCTGTCCCAGCAATCGCTGCTCGCCGAATTCGCAAGCTTCGCCTTGCAGTCGCGTGATCTCGACGCAGTGCTGCAGCGAGCGACGGAACTGTGCTCCGCTGGCCTGCGCACGCCCTATGCGAAAATCCTGTGTTACCGGCCCGAGCAGAACGACCTCCTGATGGTCGCCGGCGTCGGCTGGGAAGAAGGCTCGGTGGGCAATGCGGCACTTGGTGCCGATCTGGCCTCGCCGGCGGGCTTTGCCTACCATACGCGTCAGTCGGTCCTCTCGAACCATCTGGAGCACGAGGAGCGGTTCCGCACACCCGAACTTTTGCGCAGGCACAACATCCGTCGCGCGATCAATGTGCTGATCGAGTATGGCGACGGGCCGGAACGCTTCGGCGTCATGGAGGTCGACAGCCCCGATGCCGGCATGTTCGACACCTCCGACGCGCATTTTCTGGCGGGTTTTGCGGCACTGCTCGGCATCGCCATCGAGCGCCAGCATAAGGACCGGCTTCTGGCGCAGGCGCTGGAGCACCAGTCGCTTTTGACACGTGAAATGAGCCACCGGGTGAAGAACTCGCTCGCTGTCGTGTCCAGCCTGCTGCGCATCCAGGCGCGCGGCGGCGTGTCGGACGAGGTGCGCAAGGCGTTGGACGATGCAGGATCGCGAGTCGCGACCGTCGCGCAGGTGCACGATCATTTGTGGCGCGGCGAGATGGTGGGCGAGGTCGACCTTGTCGGGTTCCTGCGCGATCTCTGCCGCAACCTTGAAGGCGCAGGTCCCGGACATCCGATCTCCTGCGAAGGCCCGTCGCCGCTCCAAATGTCGGCCGACCGCGCCATCCCGCTGGGGCTGTTTGTCAATGAAACGATCACCAACGCGATGAAATACGCCTATCCAGAAGGCCAGCATGGCCCGATCTCCGTCAAGGTCGACGCCGATCACGAGCGAGTCACGGTCAGCGTGAGTGATCAGGGCAACGGCTTCCCGCCGGACTTCGACTTCGAAGCCGCCCGCGAGAGCCTCGGCCTCAAGATCGTGAACTCTTTTGCGCGGCAGTTGGAAGCGGAACTCAAGATCGAGCCCCGCGCCAATCCCGGCTGCCGCTTCACGGTCAGCTTCGCGCGCAGCGCTTCAGTCGCGCACTAG
- a CDS encoding xanthine dehydrogenase family protein molybdopterin-binding subunit, translating to MTIATPKFGVGASALRKEDDALIKGEGRYTDDVKREGALHSYVLRSPQAAGTFKIGSLDEAKAAPGVKLILIAKDIAHLGPIKCMAKAKQPSGEEHPVRDIPLLAADRVSYVGDAIAFIVADSIDQAQDAAELIEVDYDAEDAQTDLATALDEGAPLVWPELGSNQLYLHENGNREATAKAFDAATHVTTIQFVNNRLVSNYLEPRACVAEWDDEAGFTIVVGSQGVHSMRRALAQHVFKMDLDKVRVISHDVGGGFGTKMFAYREYPLAMEAARLLKHPVKWTSDRTEHFLTDAHGRDNLVTASMAMDADGRFTGLRIETIANMGAYCHTFGPNIPVIGSTMSTGVYDIQNLDLTIKAVMTHTAPVDAYRGAGRPEAAYLIERLVDACARETGRKPEELRRINFIRPEQFPYKTPTGRQYDVGEFDGHMTQAMDRAGWADFEARRAEAASRGKLRGIGMATYIEACAFAGSEPAHLELNGDGTITLFIGTQTNGQGHATAYSQFIAEKIGIDFDKIIVRQGDTKELDRGGGTGGSRSIPLGGVSVSNASEILAEKIRKLAGKELEAGPEDIELVDGQARIVGTDRAVNYGDLAKGATDPEDLKAMSDIKQDEATYPNGTHIAEVEIDPETGHVDVVAYTIVDDFGVTVNPILLMGQVHGGVVQGIGQALGEQAVYSDDGQLITASFMDYAVPRADNVPFIQFETRNVPSTTNALGIKGAGEAGTIGACPSIMNALVDALDGPLGIRHVEMPATPDRMWALIQDAKGH from the coding sequence ATGACGATCGCTACACCGAAATTCGGAGTGGGTGCTTCCGCCTTGCGCAAGGAAGACGACGCGCTGATCAAGGGCGAGGGCCGCTATACCGACGACGTCAAGCGCGAAGGCGCGCTGCATTCCTATGTGCTGCGCTCGCCCCAGGCAGCCGGCACCTTCAAGATCGGGTCGCTCGACGAGGCAAAGGCGGCGCCCGGCGTGAAGCTTATCCTCATTGCCAAGGACATCGCTCATCTCGGCCCGATCAAATGCATGGCCAAGGCCAAGCAGCCGAGCGGCGAGGAGCACCCGGTGCGCGATATTCCGCTGCTGGCTGCGGACCGGGTGAGCTATGTAGGCGACGCGATCGCCTTCATCGTTGCCGACAGCATCGATCAGGCACAGGACGCCGCCGAACTGATCGAGGTCGATTACGATGCCGAAGACGCCCAGACCGATCTTGCGACCGCGCTCGATGAGGGAGCGCCGCTCGTCTGGCCGGAACTCGGCAGCAATCAGCTCTACCTCCACGAGAACGGCAACCGCGAAGCGACGGCCAAGGCCTTCGATGCCGCCACGCATGTCACCACGATCCAGTTCGTCAACAATCGCCTCGTGTCGAACTATCTGGAGCCGCGTGCCTGCGTCGCCGAGTGGGACGATGAGGCAGGCTTCACCATCGTGGTCGGCAGCCAGGGCGTTCACTCCATGCGCCGGGCGCTGGCGCAACACGTCTTCAAGATGGATCTCGATAAGGTCCGCGTCATCAGCCATGACGTCGGCGGCGGCTTCGGCACCAAGATGTTTGCCTATCGCGAATATCCGCTCGCCATGGAGGCTGCACGGCTCCTGAAGCATCCCGTCAAATGGACGTCCGATCGCACCGAGCATTTTCTCACCGATGCGCATGGCCGTGACAATCTTGTCACCGCGTCGATGGCCATGGATGCGGATGGCCGCTTCACGGGCCTCCGGATCGAGACGATCGCCAATATGGGCGCCTATTGCCACACATTCGGTCCGAACATTCCGGTGATCGGCTCAACCATGTCGACTGGCGTCTACGACATTCAGAACCTCGATCTCACCATTAAAGCGGTCATGACCCACACCGCGCCGGTCGATGCGTATCGCGGCGCTGGCCGGCCCGAAGCTGCCTATCTGATCGAGCGCCTGGTCGATGCCTGCGCGCGCGAAACCGGCCGCAAGCCGGAAGAGCTTCGCCGTATCAATTTCATCCGGCCCGAGCAGTTTCCCTACAAGACGCCCACCGGCCGCCAATACGACGTGGGCGAATTCGACGGGCACATGACCCAGGCGATGGACCGTGCCGGCTGGGCTGATTTCGAAGCCCGGCGCGCGGAAGCGGCGTCTCGCGGCAAGCTGCGCGGCATCGGCATGGCGACCTACATCGAGGCCTGCGCTTTTGCCGGCTCCGAACCGGCCCATCTCGAACTGAACGGTGACGGCACGATCACGCTCTTCATCGGAACCCAGACGAACGGGCAGGGCCATGCGACGGCCTACAGCCAGTTCATCGCGGAAAAGATCGGCATCGATTTCGACAAGATCATCGTGCGCCAGGGCGACACCAAGGAGCTCGATCGCGGCGGCGGCACTGGCGGTTCGCGGTCGATTCCGCTCGGCGGCGTCTCGGTCTCCAACGCCTCCGAGATTCTTGCCGAGAAGATCCGCAAGCTCGCCGGCAAGGAACTGGAAGCCGGGCCAGAGGATATCGAACTGGTCGATGGCCAGGCGCGCATCGTCGGCACGGACCGCGCGGTGAACTACGGCGATCTCGCAAAAGGCGCGACCGATCCGGAAGATCTGAAAGCCATGTCCGACATCAAGCAGGACGAGGCGACCTATCCGAACGGGACCCACATCGCCGAAGTCGAGATCGATCCCGAGACCGGCCATGTGGATGTTGTCGCCTATACGATCGTCGACGATTTCGGCGTGACGGTGAACCCTATTCTTCTCATGGGCCAGGTCCATGGCGGCGTCGTGCAGGGCATCGGCCAGGCGCTCGGCGAGCAGGCGGTCTACAGCGACGACGGCCAGCTGATCACCGCCTCCTTCATGGATTACGCCGTGCCGCGGGCAGACAACGTGCCGTTCATCCAGTTCGAGACGCGCAATGTGCCGTCTACGACCAACGCGCTCGGCATCAAGGGCGCGGGCGAGGCCGGCACGATCGGGGCGTGTCCGTCGATCATGAACGCCCTTGTTGACGCGCTCGATGGCCCGCTCGGCATCCGCCACGTAGAAATGCCCGCAACGCCGGATCGGATGTGGGCACTGATCCAGGACGCGAAGGGCCACTAA